A genomic segment from Aspergillus puulaauensis MK2 DNA, chromosome 1, nearly complete sequence encodes:
- a CDS encoding uncharacterized protein (COG:L;~EggNog:ENOG410PI7H;~InterPro:IPR027417), producing the protein MVVQKALWLDPQPMAIIEMWAGQAEQGSWTGDAADDDLGLIMEDEGFAEGTGGGPIPSSPPSSIHSQDAAPISRMSRQGRMLFQTGVDIMVGKFMVRGQHGPVEVLLDWRTYGLKVHYNTTAPGHVTWMGTERLLYKNLDFTMGQFRGMVHGLVQAARGLLGGLLCEPEPRQWPAIPWDGLFDNPTEATPGWSFLSDQRTQWPVPGRHWLIDRIAQEPAVARAFVTQGGLSASKATKYFQQVARFKEKLAVAVHLTSSAPARAPELLSIQHVNTNTNMRRNIYIEDGMVVFVSAYHKGFYSSNDVKIIHRYLPRAVGELVVWYLWLVLPFLRQLAVSWGRTVEPGTESQPHHRSPYLWGPDVGSGRTWTSERFREALKQASQTGLGLGFGFNVANYRDIAVGISRRFLRGSSAFPDNIQTERQQELTAIAADTDPDDGIGDIADEQAGHSTHVAGMVYGRESMEFAGSTTVRRLKFRASSMDWHQFLGFTAETPTVLGKRVNPWEAQAADHQARRRTQLQATDMEAALQRMTGQGEIQFRGVQQPAIQAIQDGASPVVAVMPTGGGKSMLFMLPAFVAPGGVPSWWSR; encoded by the coding sequence ATGGTCGTGCAGAAGGCATTATGGCTGGATCCCCAGCCCATGGCGATTATCGAGATGTGGGCGGGGCAGGCCGAACAGGGCTCCTGGACCGGGGATGCCGCGGACGATGATTTGGGATTGatcatggaggatgaagggttCGCGGAGGGTACAGGTGGGGGCCCGATCCCGTCATCCCCACCGTCGTCCATCCACAGCCAAGATGCTGCCCCCATCAGCCGGATGTCCCGCCAGGGCCGCATGCTGTTCCAGACCGGGGTTGATATCATGGTGGGTAAGTTCATGGTCCGGGGCCAACACGGGCCGGTGGAGGTGTTGTTAGACTGGCGGACATACGGGCTCAAGGTCCATTACAACACCACGGCCCCCGGCCATGTGACCTGGATGGGCACGGAGCGGTTGCTGTACAAGAACCTGGATTTTACCATGGGCCAGTTCCGCGGGATGGTGCACGGGCTGGTCCAGGCCGCGCGGGGATTACTGGGAGGGCTGCTGTGTGAGCCCGAACCCCGCCAGTGGCCGGCGATCCCATGGGACGGGTTATTTGATAATCCCACCGAAGCCACGCCGGGTTGGAGTTTTTTATCGGACCAGCGGACGCAGTGGCCCGTTCCGGGGCGCCATTGGTTAATCGACCGGATTGCGCAGGAACCCGCGGTGGCCCGGGCATTCGTCACCCAGGGGGGGCTCAGCGCCAGCAAGGCCACCAAGTACTTCCAGCAGGTGGCCCGGTttaaggagaagctggcggtggccgTGCATTTGACCAGCAGTGCCCCCGCGCGGGCCCCCGAGCTGCTGAGTATCCAGCatgtcaacaccaacaccaacatgcgccgcaatatatatattgaagatgggatggtggtgttcgtGTCCGCATACCACAAGGGGTTTTATAGCAGTAATGACGTGAAGATCATCCATCGATATTTACCCCGGGCCGTGGGTGAATTAGTGGTTTGGTATTTAtggctggtgttgccatTCCTGCGGCAGCTGGCCGTGAGCTGGGGGCGGACGGTGGAACCCGGGACTGaatcccaaccccaccaccgcagTCCATATTTATGGGGACCGGACGTGGGCAGCGGACGGACGTGGACGAGCGAGCGGTTCCGGGAGGCATTGAagcaggccagccagacCGGGCTGGGGTTAGGGTTCGGGTTCAACGTGGCGAATTACCGGGACATCGCGGTGGGCATCAGCCGGCGGTTTTTGCGGGGATCCAGCGCGTTCCCGGACAACATCCAAACCGAGCGGCAGCAGGAGCTGACAGCCATTGCCGCCGATACCGACCCCGATGACGGGATCGGGGATATTGCAGACGAGCAGGCCGGGCATAGCACCCACGTGGCCGGGATGGTATATGGGCGGGAAAGCATGGAATTCGCCGGGAGCACGACGGTGCGGCGGTTGAAGTTCCGGGCATCCAGCATGGATTGGCATCAGTTTTTAGGGTTTACCGCGGAAACCCCCACGGTGCTGGGGAAACGGGTCAACCCATGGGAGGCGCAGGCCGCGGATCACCAGGCCCGGCGGCGGACGCAGCTGCAGGCCACGGACATGGAGGCCGCACTGCAGCGGATGACCGGACAGGGGGAGATACAGTTCCGGGGCGTGCAGCAAccggccatccaggccatccaggatggggccagcccggtggtggcggtgatgcCCACCGGGGGCGGGAAAAGCATGTTATTCATGTTGCCCGCGTTCGTGGCCCCGGGGGGTGTACCATCGTGGTGGTCCCGTTAG
- a CDS encoding uncharacterized protein (COG:L;~EggNog:ENOG410PI7H;~InterPro:IPR022698;~PFAM:PF12013): MEHQFFQRIPSLQIIICRCCKYGVHPKEVAAHLRVKHSIKPQECTQVAEAIQQWDNVMQEPHAVQIPRMLQNPLPGIELYMNGMQCQQDPEHCQYITTHIKSMRKHWQQVHGWTQHRHSGFVSRQEREQGMASFQQSFRMVAWQQVFPSRKNSHLVHIRSCDPEPVEPPTPSTDREAMVAEIKAQAAADDEAAANQVIQAGELQDANPWLRRTRWARYLAEVHPQDLLDVVATPGADEMDETSQAMRVIWDTMEQLARRSQRTVQHCGSGIRMAAICTMPGQTPHTPLQAYMDEKSIQDHVRPWQQILIFIARTQTQWPWQGKEPRYIMTSRQRKTWQRLWQAAMQVVHGAVASPSRTTAAPAPIPWRIQLRRVPGSGLGLPGLS; the protein is encoded by the coding sequence ATGGAACATCAATTTTTTCAAAGGATCCCTAGTTTACAGATTATCATATGTCGTTGCTGTAAATATGGTGTGCACCCCAAGGAGGTCGCCGCGCATCTGCGGGTTAAGCATTCcatcaagccccaggagtGTACACAGGTGGCCGAGGCAATCCAGCAGTGGGATAATGTGATGCAGGAACCCCACGCTGTCCAGATCCcccggatgctgcagaatccaTTACCCGGGATTGAACTGTACATGAACGGCATGCAGTGCCAGCAGGACCCCGAACATTGCCAGTACATCACCACCCATATCAAAAGTATGCGGAAACACTGGCAGCAGGTCCATGGATGgacccagcatcgccatagCGGGTTTGTCAGTCGCCAGGAGCGGGAACAGGGCATGGCTAGTTTCCAGCAGTCATTCCGCATGGTAGCATGGCAGCAGGTATTCCCATCGCGGAAGAACTCCCATTTAGTGCATATTCGATCCTGCGACCCCGAGCCCGTGGAAccacccacccccagcactgaccgggaggccatggtagccgagatcaaggcccaggcagcAGCTGATGACGAGGCCGCTGCTAACCAGGTGATCCAGGCcggggagctgcaggatgctaacccatggctgcggcggacccGGTGGGCGCGGTATCTGGCTGAGGTACACCCGCAGGACCTTCTGGACGTGGTGGCCACGCCGGGagcagacgagatggacgagaccagccaggccatGCGGGTGATCTGGGATACTATGGAACAGTTagcccgccgcagccagcggaCCGTGCAGCACTGCGGGAGCGGGATCCGCATGGCCGCGATCTGCACCATGCCGGGGCAGACCCCCCACACGCCGCTGCAGGCGTACATGGATGAAAAGAGCATCCAGGACCATGtgcggccatggcagcagatattaatattcatCGCGCGcacccagacccagtggCCATGGCAGGGGAAGGAGCCCCGATATATCATGACCAGCCGGCAGCGGAAGACCTGGCAACGGCTGTGGCAGGCGGccatgcaggtggtgcaTGGGGCTGTGGCATCCCCGTCCCGGACGACAGCCgcgccagccccgatcccATGGAGGATCCAGCTGAGGAGAGTTCCGGGTTCAGGGTTAGGGTTGCCGGGTTTGTCATGA